The Thalassotalea sp. HSM 43 genome window below encodes:
- a CDS encoding MBOAT family O-acyltransferase, with the protein MLFNSLSFVLFLLIVLALHYAPFSWRIKKSNLLIASYLFYAAWNPPFVVLLWISTIVDWHVANWMFKEQKQHKRRLLLLLSLATNLGILGYFKYGEFLLENWQWLMASFGIDYQVPEWSIILPVGVSFYTFQTMAYSLDIYLKRAEPAKSFLDFSLFVTFFPQLVAGPIVRPTHLIPQFAQPHLANLKQFGWGLGLIILGLFQKVVIADGLLSPAAETVYNSKDSVTFIDAWLGTFAFAGQIFSDFAGYSTTAIGVALCLGFSLPTNFRFPYAAIGFSDFWRRWHISLSTWLRDYLYIPLGGNRMSSIRTQINLMLTMLLGGLWHGASWNFVIWGGLHGGFLVIERFTRKRWGELVILKSTLASFCLMLLTFAAVNITWVFFRAKDFTTSSQIISSMFGFAPDNAATPLPTLYIVEVLVVVSLLISAHWYMRNSTLEDTVKTMPSWLVVCLLTIMTFTIVITQGTGNAFIYFQF; encoded by the coding sequence GTGCTGTTTAATTCATTGTCGTTTGTTTTATTTTTACTCATTGTTCTTGCCCTTCATTACGCGCCATTTTCTTGGCGTATCAAAAAGAGCAATTTACTTATTGCCAGCTATTTATTTTATGCCGCGTGGAACCCACCTTTTGTTGTGTTGTTATGGATTTCCACAATTGTCGATTGGCATGTCGCCAACTGGATGTTTAAAGAGCAAAAGCAACATAAACGGCGATTGTTATTATTACTGAGCCTAGCCACCAACTTGGGCATTTTGGGTTATTTTAAATATGGTGAGTTTTTACTGGAGAATTGGCAATGGTTGATGGCCAGTTTCGGTATTGATTATCAAGTGCCTGAATGGTCAATTATATTGCCTGTTGGCGTCAGCTTTTACACGTTTCAAACAATGGCTTACTCGTTAGATATATATTTAAAGAGAGCAGAGCCAGCCAAATCATTTTTAGATTTTTCTTTATTTGTGACCTTTTTCCCACAATTAGTTGCCGGACCGATTGTCCGCCCGACTCATTTAATTCCGCAATTTGCACAGCCCCACTTAGCCAACTTAAAACAGTTTGGTTGGGGGTTAGGCTTGATTATTTTAGGGCTGTTCCAAAAAGTGGTGATTGCCGATGGGTTATTATCGCCAGCCGCTGAAACGGTCTACAACAGTAAAGATTCAGTGACGTTTATTGATGCCTGGTTAGGCACGTTTGCCTTTGCTGGGCAAATATTTTCAGACTTTGCTGGTTACTCGACAACGGCCATAGGTGTCGCGCTTTGTTTAGGCTTTTCATTGCCAACCAACTTTAGATTCCCATACGCAGCCATTGGCTTTTCCGACTTTTGGCGGCGCTGGCATATATCGCTTTCTACGTGGTTGCGAGATTACCTATACATCCCGTTAGGCGGCAACAGAATGAGCAGCATACGTACCCAAATAAACTTGATGCTTACCATGTTGCTCGGTGGCTTATGGCATGGTGCCAGTTGGAACTTTGTAATTTGGGGGGGCTTACATGGTGGCTTTTTAGTGATTGAGCGATTTACCCGTAAACGATGGGGAGAGTTGGTGATTTTAAAATCGACACTGGCTTCATTTTGTTTGATGTTATTAACCTTTGCGGCAGTTAACATCACCTGGGTATTCTTTCGTGCTAAAGACTTCACGACCTCCTCACAAATTATCAGTTCCATGTTTGGCTTTGCCCCTGATAATGCAGCAACACCGCTACCTACGTTATATATTGTTGAAGTGCTCGTGGTGGTATCTTTATTAATTTCGGCTCATTGGTACATGCGTAACTCTACTTTAGAAGATACCGTCAAAACAATGCCCTCTTGGCTAGTCGTTTGCTTATTGACCATCATGACCTTTACCATCGTTATTACACAGGGAACAGGCAATGCCTTTATTTACTTCCAATTCTAA
- a CDS encoding universal stress protein — protein MTILIAIDFSEVSNSVINALPDLVQIEDEIHILHVGEPNPEFVGFDVGPTSVKEQLDDEFEKQTLKLNQLTLTLVKQGYSVKTIHVTGVIVDEIVEYSQKIKAKMIILGRHGHSAIYNILVGSVAEAVLKRSAIPVLLVPK, from the coding sequence ATGACAATACTCATCGCTATTGATTTTTCTGAGGTCTCCAACTCAGTGATCAATGCACTACCTGACTTAGTGCAAATTGAAGATGAAATTCATATACTGCACGTTGGCGAACCGAACCCTGAATTTGTCGGCTTTGACGTTGGCCCAACGTCTGTTAAAGAGCAATTAGATGACGAGTTTGAAAAACAAACACTGAAACTAAATCAGCTCACCTTAACACTCGTAAAACAAGGTTATAGCGTTAAAACAATTCATGTAACAGGTGTAATCGTAGATGAAATCGTTGAATATTCGCAAAAAATAAAGGCAAAGATGATTATATTAGGTCGCCATGGTCACAGTGCTATTTACAATATATTAGTCGGCAGTGTTGCTGAGGCGGTACTAAAGCGCTCGGCAATTCCTGTTTTGTTAGTGCCCAAATAA
- a CDS encoding DUF3016 domain-containing protein: protein MHKLLTLMVVVLLASCSNTTEKPSTVSATDRSATVTLLNPSDFNDIDTGNIGIQSDFEQSVADKLAEALADHFEGKGVTIDIKFTNIDLAGETRFNMQEIRVLKDVYIPRMSFEYVIKDADGKVVREETADIKDMGYLSRTLFGRAADEMIGYDKRMLVEYFEKVMP from the coding sequence ATGCACAAATTATTAACTCTTATGGTGGTGGTGCTACTTGCGTCGTGTTCGAACACCACGGAAAAACCCTCAACTGTTTCCGCGACGGATAGATCGGCTACCGTCACATTGCTAAATCCCAGTGACTTTAATGATATAGACACCGGGAATATCGGCATACAGTCTGATTTCGAGCAGAGTGTGGCTGATAAGTTGGCGGAAGCGTTAGCGGACCACTTTGAAGGTAAAGGCGTCACCATTGATATTAAATTTACCAACATTGATTTGGCCGGTGAGACTCGATTCAATATGCAGGAAATACGTGTATTAAAAGACGTTTATATTCCAAGAATGTCATTCGAATACGTTATTAAAGATGCCGATGGTAAGGTTGTCCGAGAAGAGACTGCTGATATCAAAGATATGGGCTACCTGAGCCGAACACTATTTGGCAGAGCCGCGGATGAAATGATTGGCTATGACAAACGTATGCTGGTGGAATATTTTGAGAAGGTGATGCCTTAA
- a CDS encoding porin family protein gives MKKLTTIASLVALSLASFASTAAESPNWRFIEGSYVSAEVDDSDIDYEPDGFGIAGSTLIGENVILGASYSSVSDDIYGIDVDLMQGEAHLGYRYGATKTTDIFGKVSYQYIELEADSESIDDSGYGLHLGVRSMLTPSFELGAEIAHIDIDDETDTILSASGYYHINESFSIGLGYAVSDEIDTMSASARLSF, from the coding sequence ATGAAAAAACTTACAACAATTGCCTCTCTAGTTGCCTTATCACTCGCTTCATTTGCCTCTACTGCCGCTGAATCACCAAACTGGAGATTCATCGAAGGTTCGTATGTATCAGCTGAAGTCGATGACTCTGACATTGATTATGAACCAGATGGATTTGGTATTGCCGGTTCAACGTTAATCGGTGAAAACGTAATCTTAGGCGCTAGTTACAGCTCCGTTTCTGATGACATTTACGGTATTGATGTTGACTTAATGCAAGGTGAAGCGCACCTTGGCTATCGCTACGGCGCGACAAAGACAACGGATATCTTTGGTAAAGTGTCATATCAATACATTGAGCTTGAAGCAGACTCTGAGTCTATTGATGACAGTGGTTACGGTTTACACCTTGGCGTTCGTTCAATGCTAACACCATCATTTGAGCTTGGCGCTGAAATCGCTCACATTGATATCGATGATGAAACAGATACTATTCTGTCAGCGTCAGGTTACTACCATATTAATGAGAGTTTCTCGATTGGTCTTGGTTACGCGGTTTCTGATGAAATCGACACCATGTCGGCATCTGCTCGTTTGTCATTCTAA